A single window of Brevundimonas naejangsanensis DNA harbors:
- a CDS encoding UbiH/UbiF/VisC/COQ6 family ubiquinone biosynthesis hydroxylase, which produces MSGSDDYDIIIAGAGLVGATFALAAAQGGLRPVMVDPQPFDAQMAPTFDGRATAISYANFRMLKALGLGEALEPHACRMDRILVTDGRRPGAASRKPSASYIRFDADEIGDRNGGEPLGYMVENRRLRSALAELVNAQGLEVRAPAAVADVAVGPGRARVTLKDGSTLSAPLVIGAEGRNSTVRRAAGIDVFGWTYQQSGVVCTVRMDKPHGNVAHEYFLPDGPFAILPLTENRANLVWTESTRRGEALRSASDEAFHAHLTRRFGDFLGELTIEGPRFVYPLSLQLAEGLTAPRIAIIGDAAHGVHPVAGQGLNMGLKDVAALSEVLTEAARIGEDIGSELVLERYARWRRFDTAALAAGFDGFVRLFSNDIAPVRLARDLGMAAVNRIAPLRRAFMHEAGGATGDLPRLLRGEAL; this is translated from the coding sequence ATGAGCGGATCGGACGACTACGACATCATCATCGCCGGCGCAGGGCTGGTCGGGGCGACCTTTGCGCTGGCGGCGGCGCAGGGCGGCCTGCGCCCCGTCATGGTGGACCCTCAGCCCTTTGACGCCCAGATGGCCCCGACCTTCGATGGGCGGGCGACGGCCATCTCCTACGCCAACTTCCGCATGTTGAAGGCGCTGGGGCTGGGCGAGGCGCTGGAGCCGCACGCCTGCCGCATGGACCGCATCCTGGTGACGGACGGCCGCCGTCCCGGCGCCGCCAGCCGCAAGCCGTCGGCGTCCTATATCCGCTTCGATGCGGACGAGATCGGCGACCGCAATGGCGGCGAGCCGCTGGGCTATATGGTTGAGAACCGCCGCCTGCGTTCGGCGCTGGCCGAGCTGGTGAACGCTCAGGGGCTGGAGGTCCGCGCCCCCGCCGCCGTGGCCGATGTGGCGGTCGGGCCCGGTCGGGCGAGGGTGACGCTAAAGGACGGGTCGACCCTGTCCGCGCCGCTTGTGATCGGCGCCGAGGGCCGCAACTCGACCGTGCGCCGCGCGGCGGGCATCGACGTTTTCGGCTGGACCTATCAGCAGAGCGGCGTCGTCTGCACCGTGCGCATGGACAAGCCGCACGGCAACGTCGCCCATGAGTATTTCCTGCCCGACGGGCCCTTCGCCATCCTGCCGCTGACGGAGAACCGGGCCAATCTGGTCTGGACCGAAAGCACCCGCCGGGGCGAGGCGCTGCGTTCGGCCTCGGACGAGGCCTTCCACGCCCATCTGACGCGCCGCTTCGGCGATTTTCTGGGCGAGCTGACGATCGAGGGGCCGCGCTTCGTCTATCCGCTGTCGCTGCAGCTGGCCGAGGGGCTGACGGCGCCGCGGATTGCCATCATCGGCGACGCCGCCCACGGGGTGCACCCGGTGGCGGGGCAGGGCTTGAACATGGGCCTGAAGGATGTCGCCGCCCTGTCCGAGGTGCTGACCGAGGCCGCGCGCATCGGCGAGGACATCGGCTCGGAGCTGGTGCTGGAGCGCTACGCCCGCTGGCGCCGGTTCGACACGGCGGCGCTGGCGGCGGGGTTCGACGGCTTCGTGCGCCTGTTCTCCAATGACATCGCCCCGGTGCGGCTGGCCCGCGATCTGGGCATGGCGGCGGTCAACCGCATCGCTCCTCTGCGCCGCGCCTTCATGCATGAGGCGGGCGGAGCGACGGGGGATCTGCCACGGCTTCTCCGAGGAGAAGCTCTGTAA
- a CDS encoding FtsK/SpoIIIE family DNA translocase, whose translation MSAALALGQRVWSTARIVWAAPFAVRFRGVLQAMLAALLLVALISWNPADPSWNAASAQAPTNWLGGAGATFADLIMQSLGLAAWPAVLLLIAFGLAVAIGDALQHRLQPTPFKIFCAIAGVLLLSAALSAPAAPARWPLAAGMGGLWGDAVTGLATNGLGALKVPGARIILGLLFLALALWSLAYTVGLRLRDFTDTAGWAAQKGAEARAAKKPKPAKPGKTPRAVAEAAAPARKPRHRPPEADEMETDGPLSAPAPAASVAAAYDEADDADAYTPPWEDPAPAPIAPPSARQNRPAEPKVAAVKAPKPVRSDADQQAFDFANEGGFELPPLGILAKPGQRGGAVDEESLKANAKMLEGVLQEFGVRGQIDQIRPGPVVTLYELVPAPGVKHGRVVALADDIARSMSARACRISVVQGRNAIGIELPNAKRETVFLRDLLASGEYDKKSHLLPLALGETIGGEPYVADLARMPHLLIAGTTGSGKSVGVNAMILSILYRHSPAECRFIMIDPKMLELSVYDGIPHLLAPVVTDPKKAVVALKWTVREMEDRYRRMSKLGVRNVASYNERAREAQDKGEHFERTVQTGFDEQGRPVYESEKIRPEPMPYLVVVMDEMADLMLVAGKDVEGAVQRLAQMARAAGIHLIMATQRPSVDVITGTIKANFPTRISFQVTSKIDSRTILGEQGGEQLLGQGDMLYMAGGGRITRLHGPFVGDQEVEEVCKHLRAQAEPEYLDLITDEPDGDGDGAMGDEGGGTGDDLYDRAVAVVTRDRKASTSYVQRRLQIGYNRAATLIERMEQEGVVSPANHAGKREVLAGPPPMV comes from the coding sequence ATGTCCGCCGCCCTCGCGCTCGGTCAACGCGTCTGGAGCACCGCCCGCATCGTCTGGGCGGCGCCTTTCGCCGTGCGGTTCAGGGGGGTGCTGCAGGCCATGCTGGCCGCGCTGCTGCTGGTGGCCCTGATCTCGTGGAACCCGGCGGACCCCAGCTGGAACGCCGCATCAGCCCAGGCGCCGACCAACTGGCTGGGCGGGGCGGGCGCGACCTTCGCCGATCTGATCATGCAGTCGCTGGGGCTGGCGGCCTGGCCCGCCGTCCTGTTGCTGATCGCCTTCGGGCTGGCCGTGGCCATCGGCGACGCCCTGCAGCACCGCCTGCAGCCGACGCCGTTCAAGATCTTCTGCGCCATAGCCGGCGTTCTGCTGCTGTCGGCCGCCCTGTCGGCCCCGGCGGCGCCCGCCAGATGGCCGCTGGCGGCGGGCATGGGCGGACTGTGGGGCGACGCCGTCACGGGCCTCGCCACCAACGGTCTGGGCGCGCTGAAGGTCCCCGGCGCGCGCATCATCCTGGGCCTGCTGTTCCTGGCGCTGGCGCTGTGGAGCCTGGCCTACACCGTGGGCCTGCGCCTGCGCGACTTCACCGACACCGCCGGCTGGGCCGCCCAGAAGGGCGCCGAAGCCCGCGCCGCCAAGAAGCCGAAACCCGCCAAGCCCGGCAAGACCCCGCGCGCCGTCGCCGAAGCCGCCGCCCCAGCCCGCAAGCCGCGCCATCGCCCGCCCGAGGCGGACGAGATGGAGACCGACGGTCCTCTGTCCGCCCCCGCCCCGGCGGCTTCGGTCGCCGCCGCCTATGACGAGGCCGACGACGCGGACGCCTACACCCCGCCGTGGGAGGACCCGGCGCCCGCGCCGATCGCCCCGCCCTCGGCCCGCCAGAACCGTCCGGCCGAGCCCAAGGTCGCAGCGGTCAAGGCGCCCAAGCCCGTGCGCAGCGACGCCGATCAGCAGGCCTTCGACTTCGCCAATGAGGGCGGCTTCGAGCTGCCGCCGCTGGGCATTCTGGCCAAGCCGGGCCAGCGCGGCGGCGCCGTCGACGAGGAGTCGCTGAAGGCCAACGCCAAGATGCTGGAGGGCGTGCTTCAGGAATTCGGCGTGCGCGGCCAGATCGACCAGATCCGCCCCGGCCCCGTCGTCACTCTGTATGAACTGGTGCCCGCGCCCGGCGTGAAGCACGGCCGCGTCGTGGCCCTGGCGGACGACATCGCCCGCTCCATGTCGGCCCGCGCCTGCCGCATCAGCGTGGTCCAGGGCAGGAACGCCATCGGCATCGAACTGCCCAACGCCAAGCGCGAGACCGTCTTCCTGCGCGACCTGCTGGCCTCGGGCGAATACGACAAGAAGAGCCATCTGCTGCCGCTGGCGCTGGGCGAAACCATCGGCGGCGAGCCCTATGTCGCCGATCTGGCGCGGATGCCCCACCTGCTGATCGCGGGCACCACCGGCTCGGGCAAGTCGGTCGGGGTCAACGCCATGATCCTGTCGATCCTGTATCGCCACTCGCCCGCCGAGTGCCGCTTCATCATGATCGACCCCAAGATGCTGGAGCTGTCGGTCTATGACGGCATCCCGCACCTGCTGGCGCCGGTCGTGACCGATCCCAAGAAGGCGGTCGTGGCCCTGAAGTGGACCGTGCGCGAGATGGAGGACCGCTATCGCCGGATGTCCAAGCTCGGCGTCCGCAACGTCGCCAGCTACAACGAGCGCGCCCGCGAGGCCCAGGACAAGGGCGAGCATTTCGAACGCACCGTTCAGACCGGCTTCGACGAACAGGGCCGCCCGGTCTACGAGAGCGAGAAGATCCGTCCCGAGCCCATGCCCTATCTGGTCGTGGTCATGGACGAGATGGCCGACCTGATGCTGGTCGCCGGCAAGGACGTGGAAGGCGCCGTCCAGCGTCTGGCCCAGATGGCGCGCGCGGCGGGCATCCACCTGATCATGGCCACGCAACGCCCGTCGGTGGACGTCATCACCGGCACCATCAAGGCCAACTTCCCGACCCGGATCTCCTTCCAGGTCACGTCGAAGATCGACAGCCGCACCATCCTGGGCGAACAGGGCGGCGAGCAGCTGCTGGGCCAGGGCGACATGCTCTATATGGCGGGCGGCGGACGCATCACCCGCCTGCACGGCCCCTTCGTCGGCGACCAGGAAGTCGAAGAGGTCTGCAAGCATCTGCGCGCCCAGGCCGAGCCGGAATACCTCGACCTGATCACCGACGAGCCGGACGGCGACGGCGACGGCGCCATGGGCGATGAAGGCGGCGGCACCGGCGACGACCTGTATGACCGCGCCGTGGCTGTGGTCACGCGCGACCGCAAGGCCTCAACTTCTTACGTCCAGCGCCGTCTTCAGATCGGCTACAACCGCGCCGCCACCCTGATCGAACGCATGGAGCAGGAAGGCGTCGTCAGCCCCGCCAACCACGCCGGCAAGCGCGAGGTGCTGGCCGGGCCGCCGCCTATGGTGTGA
- a CDS encoding LolA family protein, with translation MSISRRAFGLGSAAVVALAAAPAAVLAQAGLSAEDQAVLRQAQTYLTAMTTAQGTFVETGPNNQRRTGRYYLQRPGKMRFEYTEPAGLLVVADGNNVSRWDPRLNVFRQAPLGQTPLSTFLAREVRLDQGVKIDRVTRMDSGAFAITARDARRPNEGSVILAFAGSPVRLQEWTITDAQGSRTRVQLTTLQPAPGLASSLFQLRDPTRRNRRN, from the coding sequence ATGAGCATTTCCCGCCGCGCCTTCGGCCTCGGCTCCGCCGCCGTAGTGGCGCTCGCCGCCGCGCCCGCCGCCGTCCTGGCGCAGGCCGGGCTGTCCGCCGAGGATCAGGCCGTGCTGCGTCAGGCCCAGACCTATCTGACCGCCATGACGACGGCTCAAGGGACCTTTGTCGAGACCGGGCCGAACAATCAGCGCCGCACCGGCCGCTACTATCTGCAACGCCCCGGCAAGATGCGGTTTGAATACACCGAGCCCGCAGGCCTGCTGGTGGTGGCCGACGGGAACAACGTCAGTCGCTGGGACCCGCGCCTGAACGTCTTCCGCCAGGCGCCGCTGGGCCAGACGCCGCTATCGACCTTCCTGGCGCGCGAGGTCCGGCTGGATCAGGGCGTCAAGATCGACCGCGTGACGCGCATGGACTCCGGCGCCTTCGCCATCACCGCCCGCGACGCGCGTCGTCCCAACGAAGGATCGGTCATCCTGGCCTTCGCCGGGTCGCCCGTGCGCCTGCAAGAGTGGACCATCACCGACGCCCAAGGCTCGCGCACGCGCGTGCAGCTGACGACGCTGCAGCCCGCGCCCGGCCTGGCCTCCAGCCTTTTCCAGCTGCGCGACCCCACCCGGCGAAACCGGCGCAACTGA
- the xth gene encoding exodeoxyribonuclease III — MSLRIVTWNINSVRLRIDQVARFVAEHAPDVLCLQEIKCTEDQFPRQAFIDMGLPYLRIGGQKGWHGVAIASRLPILDSPKLDVCREGHARCVSAVVEGVEVQNFYIPAGGDLPDRALNPKFDHKMDFYERLTAEMKTRDRQRPLVLAGDFNIAPGENDVWNHRFMSKVVSHTPGEVETLYRLQDAGGFTDVLRDQIPDPVKLASWWSYRAKDFRKSNRGLRLDHLWTSPGLTPAVVKGSARILDTVREWERPSDHAPVVMDLDI; from the coding sequence ATGAGCCTTCGCATCGTCACCTGGAACATCAACTCGGTCCGCCTGCGCATCGATCAGGTCGCCCGTTTCGTCGCCGAACACGCCCCGGACGTCCTGTGTCTGCAGGAGATCAAATGCACCGAGGACCAGTTTCCGCGGCAAGCTTTCATCGACATGGGCCTGCCCTACCTGCGGATCGGCGGCCAGAAGGGCTGGCACGGGGTGGCCATCGCAAGCCGCCTGCCCATCCTTGACAGCCCGAAGCTGGACGTCTGCCGCGAGGGCCACGCCCGCTGCGTCTCGGCCGTGGTCGAAGGGGTGGAGGTGCAGAACTTCTACATTCCAGCGGGCGGGGATCTGCCGGACCGGGCGCTGAACCCCAAGTTCGATCACAAGATGGACTTCTATGAACGGCTGACCGCCGAGATGAAGACCCGCGACCGCCAGCGGCCTCTGGTTCTGGCCGGCGACTTCAACATCGCGCCGGGCGAGAACGACGTCTGGAACCACCGCTTCATGTCCAAGGTGGTCAGCCACACCCCCGGCGAGGTCGAGACCCTGTACCGGCTTCAGGACGCGGGCGGTTTCACCGACGTTCTACGCGATCAGATCCCAGACCCGGTTAAGCTGGCCAGCTGGTGGAGCTATCGCGCCAAGGATTTCCGCAAGTCAAACCGGGGCCTGCGCCTCGATCACCTATGGACCTCGCCGGGCCTGACTCCGGCCGTGGTCAAGGGCAGCGCCCGCATCCTCGACACGGTGCGCGAATGGGAACGGCCCAGCGACCACGCCCCGGTCGTGATGGACCTGGACATCTAA
- a CDS encoding SLC13 family permease, translating into MTLDQIIALVVLVVVVGVMIHGRLRSDVVALSGAAALLLFGVVRPVEVQGAFASPAIMALAGLFVIAYAMELSGLLAWLIRKAKGMTRLFGRHAVWIVIGLCGAVGGFLNNTPVVVLAAPVVRDMALSLGLSPKRFLMPLSYAVIMGGLLTLIGTSTNLLVSDMARNTGQPVFSLFEITGVGLCIATVGGLYLYFIGSRVLEKTAARDEAEMAARREAEEAGKGKRSLLSSFRLPWLMEQRASPGGSGDAVLGNIDLYEKGAERPLELKRALASLAVFAAVVGTSAFGLAPIAASAFAGAVALILMRVITAEEAYAGLRPEILLLVAGMVVIGSSLEVTGLAQAGADALIDVIRPYGPWAALFVFYGVTLFATDILSNATVAVLFSPIAVAIAAALGVDARPFLVAVMMAASAAFATPFSYQTNVLVYQMGNYSYMDFVKVGLPLNLITWATGMAAIPIFFPF; encoded by the coding sequence GTGACGCTGGACCAGATTATCGCTCTCGTCGTCCTGGTCGTCGTGGTCGGGGTGATGATCCATGGACGTCTGCGCTCCGATGTGGTGGCGCTCAGCGGCGCGGCGGCGCTGCTGCTGTTCGGCGTGGTGCGCCCGGTCGAGGTTCAGGGCGCCTTCGCCAGCCCGGCCATCATGGCCTTGGCGGGGCTGTTCGTCATCGCCTATGCCATGGAGCTGTCGGGCCTGCTGGCCTGGCTGATCCGCAAGGCCAAGGGCATGACCCGCCTGTTCGGGCGACACGCCGTTTGGATCGTGATCGGCCTGTGCGGGGCGGTCGGCGGCTTTCTGAACAATACGCCGGTGGTGGTGCTGGCGGCGCCGGTGGTCCGCGATATGGCCCTGTCGCTGGGCCTGTCGCCCAAGCGATTCCTGATGCCGCTCAGCTATGCGGTCATCATGGGGGGGCTGCTGACCCTGATCGGCACCTCGACCAATCTGCTGGTCAGCGACATGGCCCGCAATACGGGTCAGCCGGTCTTCTCCCTGTTTGAAATCACGGGCGTGGGTCTGTGCATCGCCACGGTCGGCGGCCTTTATCTGTATTTCATCGGCTCGCGCGTGCTGGAGAAGACCGCCGCGCGCGACGAGGCCGAAATGGCGGCGCGCCGGGAAGCCGAGGAGGCCGGTAAGGGCAAGCGCAGCCTGCTGTCGTCCTTCCGTCTGCCGTGGCTGATGGAGCAGCGCGCCAGCCCCGGCGGGTCGGGCGATGCGGTGCTGGGCAATATCGATCTGTATGAAAAAGGCGCTGAGCGTCCGCTGGAGCTCAAGCGCGCCCTGGCGTCTCTGGCCGTTTTCGCCGCCGTGGTCGGCACCTCGGCCTTTGGCCTGGCGCCCATTGCGGCCTCGGCCTTCGCCGGGGCGGTGGCCCTGATCCTGATGCGGGTGATCACCGCCGAGGAGGCCTATGCCGGGCTGAGGCCTGAAATCCTGTTGTTGGTCGCGGGCATGGTGGTCATCGGCTCGTCGCTGGAGGTGACGGGCCTAGCCCAGGCGGGCGCCGACGCCCTGATCGACGTGATCCGCCCCTATGGGCCGTGGGCGGCGCTGTTCGTGTTTTACGGCGTGACGCTGTTCGCGACGGACATCCTGTCGAACGCCACGGTGGCGGTGCTGTTCTCGCCCATAGCCGTGGCCATAGCGGCGGCGCTGGGGGTGGATGCGCGGCCGTTTCTGGTGGCGGTGATGATGGCGGCCTCGGCCGCCTTCGCCACGCCCTTCAGCTATCAGACGAACGTGCTCGTCTATCAAATGGGCAATTACAGCTACATGGACTTCGTGAAGGTCGGCCTGCCGCTGAACCTGATCACCTGGGCCACGGGCATGGCGGCGATCCCGATCTTCTTCCCGTTCTGA
- the gcvA gene encoding transcriptional regulator GcvA, which produces MSERRPTPPLVALRAFDAAARHGSFREAAEELGVTPGAVSRHVKALEMRLGLRLFDRFNRSVRLTADGVRLAQGVADAFERLESALDAVRPGRSRQLRISALPSLASKWLSPRLHRFSEDNPDLDLIVFAEDRIADLSNGEADVALRYGEGPYPGKVARRLVNERLIPVCAPSFAAARRLNQPSDLLDVVLIHETWHDMPYANRLGWKAWFESAGVEDPRVNHLRGPHFSHSHLALEAALSGRGVALTSAPLAAEELREGRLIQPVDHALTNDLAYWAVVLPERADEPKLRRFLNWIVAESRPDRDAEPDQVS; this is translated from the coding sequence ATGAGCGAGCGTCGCCCGACCCCGCCGCTGGTGGCGCTTCGGGCGTTCGACGCGGCGGCGCGCCACGGCAGCTTCCGTGAGGCGGCCGAGGAGCTGGGCGTCACCCCCGGCGCCGTCAGCCGCCATGTGAAGGCGCTGGAGATGCGGCTGGGCCTGCGCCTGTTCGACCGCTTCAACCGCTCGGTGCGGCTGACCGCCGACGGCGTGCGCCTGGCCCAGGGCGTCGCCGACGCCTTCGAGCGGCTGGAAAGCGCCTTGGACGCCGTGCGGCCCGGCCGTTCGCGCCAGTTGCGGATCAGCGCCCTGCCGTCCCTGGCCAGCAAATGGCTGTCGCCGCGTCTGCACCGGTTCAGCGAAGACAATCCCGACCTCGACCTGATCGTCTTCGCCGAGGACCGCATCGCCGACCTGTCGAACGGCGAGGCGGACGTGGCGCTGCGCTATGGCGAAGGCCCTTATCCGGGCAAGGTGGCGCGGCGGCTGGTCAATGAGCGCCTGATCCCGGTCTGCGCCCCGTCCTTCGCCGCCGCGCGGCGGTTGAACCAGCCGTCCGATCTGCTGGACGTGGTGCTGATTCACGAGACCTGGCACGACATGCCCTATGCGAACCGACTGGGCTGGAAGGCCTGGTTCGAAAGCGCCGGGGTCGAGGATCCGCGCGTGAACCATCTGCGCGGCCCCCACTTCAGCCACAGTCACCTGGCGCTGGAGGCCGCCCTGTCGGGGCGGGGCGTGGCCCTGACCTCGGCGCCCCTGGCGGCGGAGGAGCTCCGCGAAGGGCGGCTGATCCAGCCGGTCGACCACGCCCTGACCAATGATCTGGCCTATTGGGCCGTGGTCCTGCCCGAACGCGCCGATGAGCCGAAGCTGCGCCGCTTCCTCAACTGGATCGTGGCGGAATCGCGGCCAGATCGGGACGCAGAGCCGGATCAGGTGAGTTAA
- a CDS encoding response regulator transcription factor produces MRTPKTILIIDDDDDLREALAEQLALHEEFRPAQAATATDGVRQAKEARADLILLDVDLPDMDGREACRLIRKAGISTPVIMLTAQSSDSDAILGLDSGANDYVTKPFRFAVLLARIRAHLRSHEQSEDAVFQVGPYEFRPASKLMVDDKGKKVRLTEKETNILKYLYRAGAKPVSREELLTEVWGYNAGVTTHTLETHIYRLRQKIEAEPGQARLLLTDAGGYRLQP; encoded by the coding sequence ATGCGCACGCCCAAGACCATTCTGATCATCGACGACGACGACGACCTGCGCGAGGCCTTGGCCGAGCAGCTGGCGCTTCACGAGGAATTCCGCCCGGCCCAGGCCGCGACGGCGACCGACGGCGTGCGTCAGGCCAAGGAGGCGCGCGCCGACCTCATCCTGCTGGACGTCGACCTGCCCGACATGGACGGCCGCGAGGCCTGTCGCCTGATCCGCAAGGCGGGGATCTCGACCCCGGTCATCATGCTGACGGCGCAGTCGTCGGACTCCGACGCCATTCTGGGCCTCGACTCCGGCGCCAACGACTACGTCACCAAGCCCTTCCGGTTCGCCGTCCTGCTGGCGCGCATCCGCGCCCATCTGCGCAGCCACGAACAGTCCGAGGACGCCGTCTTCCAGGTCGGCCCCTATGAGTTCCGTCCGGCCTCCAAGCTGATGGTGGACGACAAGGGCAAGAAGGTCCGACTGACGGAAAAGGAAACCAACATCCTGAAGTACCTCTATCGCGCCGGGGCCAAGCCGGTGTCGCGCGAAGAGCTGCTGACCGAGGTGTGGGGCTACAACGCCGGGGTCACCACCCACACGCTGGAAACCCATATCTACCGCCTGCGTCAGAAGATCGAGGCCGAGCCGGGTCAGGCGCGGCTGCTGTTGACCGACGCCGGCGGCTACCGCCTCCAGCCTTGA
- a CDS encoding YggS family pyridoxal phosphate-dependent enzyme, whose amino-acid sequence MTVPNPAAAVSSIADRFAQVRGRIAEAAKAAGRDPASVGLTAVSKTQGPEALQAALDAGQRVFGENRVQEAQGHWAARRAALPDLELRLIGPLQTNKALEAVELFDVIETLDRERLAAALAAAMTRAGRRPSVLVQVNTGAEPQKAGVLPDDADALIAVARDRYGLKVEGLMCIPPVDEDPAPHFALLAAIAARNGLGVLSMGMSGDYLAAIAAGATHVRVGSALFGERNKAPAPS is encoded by the coding sequence ATGACCGTCCCTAATCCCGCCGCCGCCGTTTCGTCCATCGCTGACCGCTTCGCCCAGGTGCGGGGCCGCATCGCCGAGGCGGCCAAGGCGGCCGGCCGCGACCCGGCCTCGGTGGGGCTGACCGCCGTGTCCAAGACCCAAGGGCCCGAGGCGCTGCAGGCGGCGCTGGACGCCGGCCAGCGCGTGTTCGGCGAGAACCGGGTGCAGGAGGCGCAAGGCCACTGGGCGGCCCGGCGCGCCGCCCTGCCGGATCTGGAGCTGCGCCTGATCGGCCCTTTGCAGACCAATAAGGCGCTGGAAGCGGTCGAACTGTTCGACGTCATCGAGACGCTGGACCGCGAACGGCTCGCCGCCGCTTTAGCGGCCGCCATGACGCGGGCGGGGCGGCGCCCCAGCGTGCTGGTTCAGGTCAACACCGGCGCCGAGCCGCAGAAGGCCGGGGTTCTGCCCGACGACGCCGACGCCCTGATCGCCGTCGCCCGCGACCGATACGGCCTGAAGGTCGAGGGGCTGATGTGCATTCCCCCTGTTGATGAAGACCCCGCTCCGCATTTCGCCCTGCTGGCCGCGATCGCAGCGCGCAACGGCCTGGGCGTGCTGTCGATGGGCATGAGCGGCGATTATCTTGCAGCCATCGCGGCGGGCGCGACCCATGTTCGGGTCGGTTCGGCTCTGTTCGGGGAACGAAATAAAGCGCCGGCGCCCTCTTAG
- a CDS encoding thiamine phosphate synthase: MMPLSDTLSEEAQSLWDAACALARTAPQGGRPLPPLLFFTDPARTPRPWETAARLPAGAGVVFRHFGAADRLETGRRLREATHRAAVRLLVGLDADLAEQIEADGVHLPERALSAAWSLSGRRPDWLLTGAAHSPAAVRGARDLHALVLSPVFPAGGASSVKAPLGVEGFSALAALALCPVYALGGITALNAPLLAASGASGLAGVEAIQTAFAG, translated from the coding sequence ATGATGCCCCTGTCTGACACCCTGTCCGAAGAAGCGCAAAGCCTGTGGGACGCCGCTTGCGCCCTGGCGCGCACGGCGCCGCAGGGCGGCCGCCCCCTGCCCCCTCTGCTGTTCTTCACCGACCCGGCGCGCACGCCCCGACCGTGGGAGACGGCCGCCCGCCTGCCTGCCGGCGCAGGCGTGGTCTTCCGTCACTTCGGCGCCGCGGATCGACTGGAGACCGGACGGCGCCTGCGCGAGGCGACGCACAGGGCGGCGGTTCGGCTGCTGGTAGGACTGGACGCCGACCTGGCAGAGCAGATCGAAGCGGACGGCGTGCACCTGCCCGAGCGGGCGCTGTCGGCCGCCTGGTCCCTGTCGGGACGACGGCCGGACTGGCTGCTGACCGGGGCGGCCCATTCCCCGGCAGCGGTGCGGGGGGCGCGCGATCTGCACGCCCTTGTGCTCTCGCCGGTCTTTCCGGCGGGCGGCGCTTCTTCAGTCAAAGCGCCGCTGGGCGTAGAGGGATTTTCGGCTCTTGCCGCCCTAGCCCTCTGCCCGGTCTACGCCCTGGGCGGGATCACGGCGCTCAATGCGCCGCTATTGGCGGCGTCGGGGGCATCCGGCCTGGCGGGCGTAGAGGCGATCCAGACGGCTTTCGCCGGTTAG
- a CDS encoding NtrZ family periplasmic regulatory protein, translating into MRFVAVIAACAGALALAGMADDASAQTRARTPSVNLSDIAAQSSTTPATPAQRRGLRFNENGRWGLNFNLNQPVGREADWGDVEAGAYYRLSPRLRVGAAANLASPEVDPARAPESAADRRAAPRVRLETIFKF; encoded by the coding sequence ATGCGTTTCGTCGCCGTCATCGCTGCATGCGCGGGCGCCCTGGCCTTGGCCGGGATGGCGGACGACGCCTCGGCGCAGACGCGCGCCCGCACGCCTTCCGTCAATCTCAGCGATATCGCCGCCCAGTCCTCGACCACGCCTGCGACCCCGGCCCAGCGCCGCGGCCTGCGCTTCAACGAGAACGGCCGCTGGGGCCTGAACTTCAACCTGAACCAGCCGGTCGGCCGCGAAGCCGACTGGGGCGATGTCGAGGCCGGGGCCTATTACCGCCTCAGCCCGCGCCTGCGCGTCGGCGCCGCCGCCAACCTGGCCTCGCCTGAAGTCGACCCGGCCCGCGCGCCCGAAAGCGCCGCCGACCGCCGCGCCGCGCCGCGCGTGCGGCTCGAGACCATCTTCAAGTTCTAA
- a CDS encoding DUF3576 domain-containing protein, which translates to MALVRGAAVALIASGLLLGGCSSLPFVGGGSKAKTPSMEAQLGIGVNAYLWRATLDTLSFMPLASADPWGGVVNYDWYVNPQTPNERFKATVFILDRRLRADALNVAVTKEVKDASGGWVSAPVAAQTETDLENAILTKARQLNLANAARR; encoded by the coding sequence ATGGCTCTTGTTCGCGGCGCTGCGGTCGCCCTGATCGCCTCGGGACTGCTGCTCGGCGGCTGCTCCAGCCTGCCCTTCGTCGGCGGCGGCTCCAAGGCCAAGACGCCCAGCATGGAAGCCCAGCTGGGCATCGGCGTGAACGCCTATCTGTGGCGCGCCACCCTGGACACCCTGTCCTTCATGCCGCTGGCCAGCGCCGACCCCTGGGGCGGGGTGGTGAACTATGACTGGTACGTCAATCCGCAGACGCCGAACGAGCGTTTCAAGGCCACCGTCTTCATCCTGGACCGCCGTCTGCGCGCCGACGCCCTGAACGTCGCCGTGACCAAGGAAGTCAAGGACGCCTCGGGCGGCTGGGTTTCGGCCCCGGTCGCGGCCCAGACCGAAACCGATCTGGAAAACGCCATCCTGACCAAGGCGCGCCAGCTCAACCTCGCCAACGCGGCCCGTCGCTAA